A genome region from Streptomyces xanthophaeus includes the following:
- the sufU gene encoding Fe-S cluster assembly sulfur transfer protein SufU: MKLDSMYQELILDHYKHPHGRGLRDGDAEVHHVNPTCGDEITLRVKYDGETLTDVSYEGQGCSISQASASVLNELLVGKELAEAQKIQAVFLEMMQSKGKIEPDEAMEEVLEDAVAFVGVSKYPARVKCALLSWMAWKDATAQALGGAERETA, from the coding sequence GTGAAGCTGGATTCGATGTACCAGGAACTCATCCTGGACCACTACAAGCACCCGCACGGGCGTGGCCTGCGCGACGGCGACGCCGAGGTGCACCACGTCAATCCGACGTGCGGTGACGAGATCACGCTGCGCGTGAAGTACGACGGCGAGACGCTGACCGACGTCTCCTACGAGGGCCAGGGCTGCTCCATCAGCCAGGCCAGCGCGTCCGTGCTGAACGAGCTGCTCGTGGGCAAGGAACTGGCCGAGGCGCAGAAGATCCAGGCAGTCTTCCTGGAGATGATGCAGTCCAAGGGCAAGATCGAGCCCGACGAGGCCATGGAGGAGGTGCTGGAGGACGCGGTCGCGTTCGTCGGCGTCTCCAAGTACCCGGCTCGTGTGAAGTGTGCTCTGCTGAGCTGGATGGCGTGGAAGGACGCGACGGCCCAGGCTCTGGGCGGCGCGGAGAGGGAGACGGCATGA
- a CDS encoding metal-sulfur cluster assembly factor, with product MTENATPEASIKPATEEEVREALYDVVDPELGIDVVNLGLIYGIHIDDANIATLDMTLTSAACPLTDVIEDQAKSATDGIVSELRINWVWMPPWGPDKITDDGREQLRALGFNV from the coding sequence ATGACCGAGAACGCGACGCCCGAGGCGTCGATCAAGCCGGCCACCGAGGAGGAGGTCCGCGAGGCCCTCTACGACGTGGTCGACCCCGAGCTGGGCATCGACGTCGTCAACCTGGGCCTGATCTACGGCATCCACATCGACGACGCGAACATCGCCACCCTGGACATGACGCTGACCTCGGCGGCCTGCCCGCTGACGGACGTCATCGAGGACCAGGCGAAGTCGGCGACGGACGGCATCGTCAGCGAACTTCGCATCAACTGGGTCTGGATGCCGCCGTGGGGCCCGGACAAGATCACGGACGACGGCCGCGAGCAGCTCCGCGCGCTCGGCTTCAACGTCTGA
- a CDS encoding DMT family transporter — protein sequence MPYVMLAAAIAAEVAGTTAMKYSDGFTKLWPSLGTLLGYVIAFTLLAQTLKSMSVGTAYAIWAGVGTAAIAAIGMVFLGEAATAAKIAGIALVIGGVVLLNLGGAH from the coding sequence ATGCCCTACGTCATGCTTGCCGCGGCCATCGCCGCCGAGGTCGCCGGAACCACCGCCATGAAGTACAGCGACGGCTTCACGAAGCTGTGGCCGTCGCTGGGCACCCTGCTGGGCTACGTCATCGCCTTCACCCTGCTCGCGCAGACGCTGAAGTCGATGTCCGTCGGCACGGCCTACGCGATCTGGGCGGGCGTCGGCACCGCCGCGATCGCCGCCATAGGCATGGTGTTCCTGGGCGAGGCGGCCACCGCCGCCAAGATCGCCGGGATCGCCCTGGTGATCGGCGGGGTGGTCCTGCTGAATCTCGGCGGGGCCCACTGA
- a CDS encoding TetR/AcrR family transcriptional regulator: MSPAVRRYDPDRRQRIVDAALRVVGERGIAGLTHRSAAAEADVPLGSTTYHFETLDDLLVAALRQANEGFARAVADSAALADPDADLARALARLLGEFLAADRGRVELEYELYLAALRRPALRPVAAQWCEAMSAALTPRTDPLTARALVAAMDGIGLQVLLTDAAYDEEYAREVLRRILRPA, encoded by the coding sequence ATGAGCCCCGCCGTGCGGCGCTACGACCCGGACCGGCGGCAGCGGATCGTCGACGCGGCGCTCCGGGTGGTGGGCGAGCGGGGCATCGCCGGGCTGACCCACCGCAGCGCCGCGGCCGAAGCAGACGTACCGCTCGGGTCGACGACGTACCACTTCGAGACGCTGGACGACCTGTTGGTCGCCGCGCTGCGCCAGGCCAACGAGGGTTTTGCGCGGGCGGTGGCCGACTCGGCCGCACTGGCCGACCCGGACGCGGACCTCGCCCGGGCCCTGGCCCGCCTGCTCGGGGAGTTCCTGGCGGCGGACCGGGGCCGGGTCGAGCTGGAGTACGAGCTCTACCTGGCGGCCCTGCGCCGCCCGGCGCTGCGGCCGGTGGCGGCGCAGTGGTGCGAGGCGATGTCGGCGGCGCTGACCCCGCGCACCGACCCGCTGACCGCGCGGGCGCTGGTGGCGGCCATGGACGGGATCGGCCTGCAGGTCCTGCTGACGGACGCCGCGTACGACGAGGAGTACGCCCGCGAGGTCCTGCGGCGCATCCTGCGGCCGGCGTAG
- a CDS encoding winged helix-turn-helix transcriptional regulator, protein MAQRTHLGDADCAIAQALDVVGDWWTLLIVRDAARGLHRFDELQRELGMSRKVLAERLKLLVEAGVLSREPYQERPVRHEYRLTPRGRGLLPVLVALQDWGDTWVLGEGEMTATTDEASREAERVHALRGTRVPPLLLPDRFGELSDPVADTPFTVLYCFPGAYARAESYPPGWAGIPGAKGCTFESCTYRDQLAEFTAAGATVHGVSTQRPDEQREFAEQERLRFPLLSDADLALTAALRLPTFRAAGTSRIKRLTLVIDRDRTVREVIYPIQDIEASVQTALAAVRSAG, encoded by the coding sequence ATGGCCCAGCGCACACACCTCGGCGACGCGGACTGCGCCATCGCCCAGGCCCTCGACGTGGTGGGCGACTGGTGGACGCTGCTGATCGTGCGCGACGCCGCGCGCGGTCTGCACCGCTTCGACGAGCTCCAGCGCGAGTTGGGGATGTCCCGCAAGGTGCTGGCGGAGCGGCTGAAGCTGCTCGTCGAGGCCGGGGTGCTGTCGCGCGAGCCGTACCAGGAGCGCCCGGTGCGGCACGAATACCGGCTGACCCCGCGCGGGCGGGGGCTGCTGCCCGTCCTGGTGGCCCTCCAGGACTGGGGAGACACCTGGGTCCTGGGAGAGGGAGAGATGACGGCGACGACCGACGAGGCATCGCGCGAGGCGGAACGGGTGCACGCGCTGCGCGGCACGCGGGTGCCGCCGCTGCTGCTGCCGGACCGTTTCGGCGAGCTGAGCGACCCGGTGGCGGACACCCCGTTCACGGTCCTGTACTGCTTCCCGGGCGCGTACGCGCGCGCCGAGTCCTACCCGCCGGGCTGGGCCGGGATCCCGGGCGCCAAGGGCTGCACCTTCGAGTCGTGCACCTACCGCGACCAGCTCGCGGAGTTCACCGCGGCCGGCGCCACCGTGCACGGGGTGTCGACCCAGCGACCGGACGAGCAAAGGGAGTTCGCGGAACAGGAGCGGCTGCGGTTCCCGCTCCTGTCGGACGCGGATCTGGCACTGACGGCCGCGCTGCGCCTGCCGACGTTCCGCGCGGCGGGCACGAGCCGGATCAAGCGGCTGACGCTCGTCATCGACCGCGACCGCACGGTCCGCGAGGTGATCTACCCGATCCAGGACATCGAGGCGAGCGTGCAGACGGCGCTCGCGGCCGTACGCTCCGCCGGCTGA
- a CDS encoding MFS transporter: protein MQGFKDVPRVVWLLAAGVFVNAVVSFTFVFVFLYLTGPRGLGAAQAGLVTGISGIGLVAGNFTGGWYGDRFGHRRVLLAASTLGGLALAALPLLPLPLLGLTLPVAQYASGVIRAANSALVAVTVPEGARRQAFALVRCASNGGFTLGPPLGALIATGLSYDWLFVGDGAGTLLFALWTARVVPARGAPRTPAAARDGGPGRGERGLWRELRARPTVLVLLGAILVTDIVYRQQYFTFPVFLADHGLDARAFGLVIALNGGVILLLELPAAVALRKRPALPVIGAGMVLVGAGYAALLLGAGIASAVAMMVLLSLGEILYKTTATAHMADQAPEHAIGRFQSLYAGVSVSGVVLGPPLGGALYSAAPGLLWPLCAVLAAGAGAALLGAHARQARHAARPARPSHETGSQPKAVAG from the coding sequence CTGCAGGGGTTCAAGGACGTACCGAGGGTCGTGTGGCTGCTGGCTGCGGGGGTCTTCGTCAACGCCGTCGTCAGCTTCACCTTCGTCTTCGTCTTCCTCTACCTGACCGGCCCCCGCGGCCTCGGCGCCGCCCAGGCGGGCCTCGTCACCGGAATCAGCGGCATCGGCCTGGTCGCCGGCAACTTCACCGGCGGCTGGTACGGAGACCGCTTCGGCCACCGCCGGGTGCTGCTCGCCGCGTCCACCCTCGGGGGCTTGGCCCTCGCAGCCCTCCCGCTGCTCCCCCTGCCGCTCCTGGGCCTGACCCTGCCCGTGGCCCAGTACGCCTCCGGCGTGATCCGGGCCGCCAACTCCGCCCTCGTCGCGGTCACCGTCCCGGAGGGAGCCCGCCGCCAGGCCTTCGCCCTCGTACGCTGCGCCTCCAACGGCGGATTCACCCTCGGGCCGCCGCTGGGCGCCCTCATCGCCACCGGCCTCTCCTACGACTGGCTCTTCGTCGGCGACGGCGCCGGGACGCTCCTCTTCGCCCTCTGGACCGCACGGGTAGTCCCGGCCCGCGGCGCTCCCCGCACACCGGCCGCGGCCCGGGACGGGGGTCCGGGCCGCGGCGAACGGGGCCTGTGGCGCGAACTGCGCGCCCGCCCCACCGTGCTGGTGCTGCTCGGCGCGATCCTGGTGACCGACATCGTCTACCGCCAGCAGTACTTCACCTTCCCCGTCTTCCTCGCCGACCACGGCCTGGACGCGCGCGCCTTCGGGCTCGTCATCGCCCTGAACGGAGGGGTGATCCTCCTCCTGGAACTGCCCGCCGCCGTCGCCCTGCGCAAGCGGCCGGCCCTGCCGGTCATCGGTGCCGGGATGGTGCTCGTCGGCGCCGGGTACGCGGCGCTGCTGCTCGGGGCCGGGATCGCGAGCGCCGTGGCGATGATGGTCCTGCTGAGCCTCGGGGAGATCCTCTACAAGACCACGGCCACCGCCCACATGGCCGACCAGGCGCCCGAGCACGCCATCGGGCGGTTCCAGAGCCTGTACGCGGGCGTATCGGTCAGCGGGGTCGTCCTCGGTCCGCCGCTCGGCGGAGCCCTCTACTCCGCTGCGCCCGGGCTGCTGTGGCCGCTCTGCGCGGTGCTGGCAGCTGGGGCGGGCGCGGCGCTGCTGGGGGCACACGCACGCCAGGCCCGGCACGCGGCGCGACCCGCCCGACCGTCACATGAGACCGGTTCGCAACCGAAGGCCGTCGCCGGTTAG
- the dapD gene encoding 2,3,4,5-tetrahydropyridine-2,6-dicarboxylate N-succinyltransferase — translation MTATRTTGAVAAGLATITADGTVLDTWFPAPELVAEPGPAGTERLTADQAVELLGAAAAKAIRTDAVRGVEVVAVRTVISSLEDKPLDAHDAYLRLHLLSHRLVKPHGQNLDGVFGLLTNVAWTSLGPVAVDQVETVRLNARAEGLHLQVTSIDKFPRMTDYVAPKGVRIADADRVRLGAHLAEGTTVMHEGFVNFNAGTLGTSMVEGRISAGVVVGDGSDIGGGASTMGTLSGGGKQIISIGERTLIGAEAGVGIALGDECVVEAGLYVTAGTRVTLPDGQIVKALELSGANNILFRRNSVTGAVEARPYKAAWGGLNEVLHSHN, via the coding sequence ATGACTGCTACGCGTACCACCGGCGCCGTCGCCGCCGGACTTGCCACCATCACCGCCGACGGCACCGTCCTCGACACCTGGTTCCCCGCTCCCGAGCTGGTCGCCGAGCCCGGCCCGGCCGGCACCGAGCGCCTCACCGCCGACCAGGCCGTGGAGCTGCTGGGCGCCGCCGCGGCCAAGGCGATCCGCACGGACGCGGTCCGCGGCGTCGAGGTCGTAGCCGTCCGCACGGTCATCTCCTCCCTGGAGGACAAGCCGCTGGACGCGCACGACGCGTACCTGCGCCTGCACCTGCTCAGCCACCGCCTGGTCAAGCCGCACGGCCAGAACCTCGACGGCGTCTTCGGCCTGCTGACCAACGTCGCCTGGACCTCGCTGGGCCCGGTCGCCGTCGACCAGGTCGAGACCGTCCGCCTCAACGCGCGCGCCGAGGGCCTGCACCTCCAGGTCACCTCGATCGACAAGTTCCCGCGGATGACGGACTACGTCGCGCCCAAGGGCGTGCGCATCGCCGACGCGGACCGCGTCCGCCTCGGCGCGCACCTCGCCGAGGGCACCACCGTCATGCACGAGGGCTTCGTCAACTTCAACGCCGGCACCCTCGGCACCTCCATGGTCGAGGGCCGCATCTCCGCGGGCGTCGTGGTCGGCGACGGCTCCGACATCGGCGGCGGCGCCTCCACCATGGGCACCCTCTCGGGCGGCGGCAAGCAGATCATCTCGATCGGCGAGCGCACCCTGATCGGCGCCGAGGCGGGCGTGGGCATCGCGCTGGGCGACGAGTGCGTGGTCGAGGCCGGCCTCTACGTGACCGCGGGCACCCGCGTGACCCTGCCGGACGGCCAGATCGTCAAGGCCCTGGAGCTCTCCGGCGCCAACAACATCCTCTTCCGCCGCAACTCGGTGACCGGCGCCGTCGAGGCCCGCCCGTACAAGGCGGCCTGGGGCGGCCTGAACGAGGTCCTGCACAGCCACAACTGA
- a CDS encoding GNAT family N-acetyltransferase has protein sequence MIFREATRQDLPAVLALLADEDSVVDPARVVVGEAHERAFAAIEADPRNEMLVLTDGADGADGAGEVVLGCLQLTYIPGLGQNGQERALVEAVRIRADRRGGGLGAELMRLAAERAREHGCGLVQLTSNKRRTAAHRFYERLGFARSHEGFKLHLEP, from the coding sequence ATGATCTTCCGTGAGGCCACCCGCCAGGACCTGCCCGCCGTACTCGCCCTGCTCGCCGACGAGGACTCGGTCGTCGACCCGGCCCGGGTCGTGGTCGGCGAGGCGCACGAGCGGGCCTTCGCCGCGATCGAGGCGGATCCGCGCAACGAGATGCTGGTCCTGACGGACGGGGCGGACGGGGCGGACGGGGCCGGGGAGGTCGTCCTCGGCTGCCTGCAGCTCACGTACATCCCGGGCCTGGGCCAGAACGGGCAGGAACGGGCGCTGGTGGAGGCGGTACGGATCCGCGCGGACCGGCGGGGCGGGGGGCTCGGCGCCGAACTGATGCGGCTCGCCGCCGAGCGGGCCCGCGAGCACGGCTGCGGCCTGGTCCAGCTGACCAGCAACAAGCGGCGGACGGCCGCGCACCGGTTCTACGAGCGGCTGGGCTTCGCCCGCAGCCACGAGGGCTTCAAACTGCACCTGGAGCCGTAG
- a CDS encoding endonuclease/exonuclease/phosphatase family protein: protein MRSSHPRSAAVAALVATALATGLLAGSADAAEGAVSADPIRIHDIQGTTRISPLNGKQVTDVEGIVTGVRTYGSRGFWIQDPDADDNDATSEGVFVFTNSVPTVTAGDAVKVSGTVGEYIPGGVNSGNQSVTQISKPTVTVVSSGNALPEATAINEYSVPAEYAPAGDPAAGGSINGLTLEPSRYALDHFESLEGMNVKIGTSRVVGATDPYSELWVTVKGWENTAKRGGTIYGSYESQNTGRLQIQQLAPIAQQPFPVANVGDKLTGTTEGPLDFNQFGGYTLVARTLGTVKAGTLAPEKTKPQAEQELAVATYNVENLDPTDPQEKFDALAKAVVENLASPDVLALEEIQDDNGAKNDGTVSAEQTLAKFTAAISAAGGPAYQWRTVNPEDKKDGGEPGGNIRQVFLFNPARVSFTERAPGDAVTATGVTKVNGKAALTHSPGRIDPANPAWADSRKPLAGEFVFRGKTVFVIANHFGSKGGDEGLTSHHQPPVRSSETKRLLQAQAVNGFVKQILAEDKNADVLVLGDINDFEFSATTDALADGGALYPAIKSLPKAERYSYVYQGNAQVLDQILTSPAIKKFTYDSVHINAEFSAQNSDHDPQVLRFRP, encoded by the coding sequence ATGCGCTCCTCGCATCCCCGTTCCGCCGCCGTCGCGGCCCTCGTCGCCACCGCACTGGCCACCGGCCTGCTCGCGGGCTCCGCCGACGCGGCCGAAGGCGCCGTGTCCGCCGATCCGATACGCATCCACGACATTCAGGGCACCACCCGGATATCCCCGCTCAACGGCAAGCAGGTCACGGACGTCGAGGGCATCGTGACGGGCGTACGTACGTACGGCTCGCGCGGCTTCTGGATCCAGGACCCGGACGCCGACGACAACGACGCCACCAGCGAGGGCGTCTTCGTCTTCACCAACTCGGTTCCGACCGTCACCGCGGGCGACGCGGTCAAGGTCTCCGGCACGGTCGGCGAGTACATCCCCGGCGGCGTGAACTCCGGCAACCAGTCGGTCACCCAGATCTCCAAGCCGACGGTGACCGTGGTCTCCTCCGGCAACGCGCTGCCCGAGGCCACCGCGATCAACGAGTACTCGGTGCCCGCCGAGTACGCCCCGGCCGGTGACCCGGCCGCCGGCGGCAGCATCAACGGTCTGACCCTGGAGCCCTCGCGCTACGCCCTGGACCACTTCGAGTCGCTGGAGGGCATGAACGTCAAGATCGGCACCTCCCGCGTGGTCGGCGCCACCGACCCGTACTCGGAGCTGTGGGTCACGGTGAAGGGCTGGGAGAACACCGCCAAGCGCGGGGGCACCATCTACGGCTCCTACGAGTCCCAGAACACCGGCCGTCTGCAGATCCAGCAGCTCGCGCCCATCGCGCAGCAGCCCTTCCCGGTGGCCAACGTCGGCGACAAGCTGACCGGCACCACGGAAGGCCCGCTGGACTTCAACCAGTTCGGCGGCTACACGCTGGTGGCCCGTACCCTCGGCACCGTCAAGGCGGGCACCCTCGCCCCCGAGAAGACCAAGCCGCAGGCCGAGCAGGAGCTCGCGGTGGCCACGTACAACGTCGAGAACCTCGACCCGACCGACCCGCAGGAGAAGTTCGACGCGCTGGCCAAGGCCGTCGTCGAGAACCTGGCCTCCCCCGACGTCCTCGCCCTGGAGGAGATCCAGGACGACAACGGCGCCAAGAACGACGGCACCGTCTCGGCCGAGCAGACCCTCGCCAAGTTCACCGCGGCGATCTCGGCCGCCGGCGGCCCGGCCTACCAGTGGCGGACCGTCAACCCGGAGGACAAGAAGGACGGCGGCGAGCCCGGCGGAAACATCCGCCAGGTGTTCCTCTTCAACCCGGCGCGGGTCTCCTTCACCGAGCGCGCCCCGGGTGACGCGGTGACCGCGACCGGCGTGACCAAGGTCAACGGCAAGGCCGCCCTGACCCACTCCCCCGGCCGCATCGACCCCGCCAACCCGGCGTGGGCGGACAGCCGCAAGCCGCTGGCCGGCGAGTTCGTCTTCCGCGGCAAGACGGTCTTCGTGATCGCCAACCACTTCGGCTCCAAGGGCGGCGACGAGGGCCTGACCTCGCACCACCAGCCGCCGGTCCGCTCCTCGGAAACCAAGCGACTGCTCCAGGCCCAGGCCGTGAACGGCTTCGTGAAGCAGATCCTGGCGGAGGACAAGAACGCCGACGTCCTGGTCCTCGGTGACATCAACGACTTCGAGTTCTCGGCGACGACGGACGCGCTGGCGGACGGCGGGGCGCTGTACCCGGCGATCAAGTCGCTGCCGAAGGCAGAGCGTTACTCCTACGTCTACCAGGGCAACGCGCAGGTGCTGGACCAGATCCTGACCAGCCCGGCGATCAAGAAGTTCACGTACGACAGCGTGCACATCAACGCGGAGTTCTCGGCGCAGAACAGCGACCACGACCCGCAGGTGCTGCGCTTCCGCCCGTAA
- a CDS encoding proline dehydrogenase codes for MDSGLAALLGAAVGSVTTLGAAIVNGRAQARSQHAQWSRQHRRDAYAGYLGALHDRDIAMDAVLDVLRADAPDLADLDAKTGRFVTLAREVHRAGEIVILEGPAPLAEVAERVTHASGDLSHVMRRMAQDARAGDATRKAEDTALAAERQRILYRAVQDFRLAARSAIGGSD; via the coding sequence ATGGACTCAGGACTTGCCGCACTGCTGGGAGCCGCCGTCGGCTCCGTGACCACCCTCGGGGCCGCGATCGTCAACGGCCGGGCGCAGGCACGGTCCCAGCACGCCCAGTGGAGCCGGCAGCACCGCCGCGATGCCTACGCCGGCTACCTCGGCGCGCTCCACGACCGCGACATCGCCATGGACGCCGTACTCGACGTGCTGCGTGCGGACGCGCCGGACCTGGCCGACCTCGACGCGAAGACGGGCCGCTTCGTCACGCTGGCCCGCGAGGTCCACCGCGCTGGCGAAATCGTCATCCTCGAAGGGCCGGCGCCCCTCGCGGAGGTCGCCGAACGCGTCACCCACGCCTCCGGCGACCTTTCGCACGTCATGCGGCGGATGGCGCAGGACGCCCGCGCCGGGGACGCCACGCGCAAGGCCGAGGACACCGCCCTCGCCGCCGAACGGCAGCGGATCCTCTACCGGGCGGTCCAGGACTTCCGCCTCGCGGCCCGCAGCGCGATCGGCGGGTCCGACTGA
- a CDS encoding alkaline phosphatase PhoX yields the protein MPLSRRDFTARTVIAGAGVALTGTVGALATAPGALAAEDSTGRDEHGRPCEPGYGPLVPDPAGLLALPAGFTYRVITHSGVTTLDSGETTPSNHDGTAAFEGHRGVTLLVNNHELKGKRENWARPVPLTEGLVYDPAAAGGCTVVEVRRGGEVAEWVGIAGTSTNCAGGATPWGTWLTCEENSDLAGKNGMTKDHGYVFEVDPHDRRANRDPRPVKAFGRYDHEAVVIDPRQGHAYLTEDASGPNGLLYRWTPPRGFHHGRGRLRTLAADAGVLQAAKCIDSSGRFVDDFSRATKIGTVYGVDWVDVPDRDARTVPVRKQFADGVVTRGRKLEGMWWADGGAYFVSSYAREESPGAAHDGQVWFYDPKRRTVRLTVLIGINADPSADGGYDGPDNITVSPYGGLIIAEDGSGLQHLFGATASGRTYPLARNELNNGSAEAPEYSEFTGVCFSPDGRTLYANIQDPGIMLAITGPWRRAH from the coding sequence ATGCCGCTCAGCCGTAGAGACTTCACCGCTCGTACCGTCATCGCCGGAGCGGGAGTCGCGCTCACCGGGACGGTCGGCGCCCTCGCCACCGCCCCCGGGGCGCTCGCCGCCGAGGACAGCACCGGTCGCGACGAGCACGGGCGGCCCTGCGAGCCCGGCTACGGCCCGCTCGTCCCCGACCCGGCCGGACTGCTGGCCCTGCCCGCCGGGTTCACCTACCGCGTCATCACGCACAGCGGGGTCACCACGCTGGACTCCGGCGAGACCACCCCGTCCAACCACGACGGGACCGCCGCCTTCGAGGGCCACCGCGGAGTCACCCTCCTCGTCAACAACCACGAGCTCAAGGGCAAGCGGGAGAACTGGGCCCGCCCCGTCCCGCTCACCGAGGGCCTCGTCTACGACCCGGCCGCGGCCGGCGGGTGCACGGTCGTCGAGGTCCGGCGCGGCGGCGAGGTCGCCGAATGGGTGGGCATCGCCGGTACCTCGACCAACTGCGCCGGCGGCGCCACCCCTTGGGGCACCTGGCTGACCTGCGAGGAGAACTCGGACCTGGCCGGCAAGAACGGCATGACGAAGGACCACGGCTACGTCTTCGAGGTCGACCCGCACGACCGGCGCGCCAACCGTGACCCGCGGCCGGTCAAGGCCTTCGGCCGCTACGACCACGAGGCCGTGGTCATCGACCCGCGCCAGGGCCATGCCTACCTGACCGAGGACGCCTCCGGCCCCAACGGGCTGCTCTACCGCTGGACCCCGCCCCGCGGCTTCCACCACGGGCGCGGCAGACTCCGTACGCTCGCGGCCGACGCCGGCGTGCTCCAGGCCGCCAAGTGCATCGACAGCTCCGGCCGGTTCGTCGACGACTTCTCGCGCGCCACGAAGATCGGCACAGTGTACGGGGTCGACTGGGTGGACGTGCCCGACCGCGATGCCCGGACCGTACCGGTGCGCAAGCAGTTCGCCGACGGTGTGGTGACGCGCGGACGCAAGCTGGAGGGCATGTGGTGGGCGGACGGCGGCGCGTACTTCGTCTCGTCCTACGCCCGTGAGGAGAGCCCGGGCGCGGCCCACGACGGCCAGGTCTGGTTCTACGACCCCAAGCGGCGCACGGTCCGCCTCACCGTCCTCATCGGGATCAACGCGGACCCGTCGGCCGACGGCGGCTACGACGGCCCCGACAACATCACCGTCTCCCCGTACGGCGGCCTGATCATCGCGGAGGACGGCTCGGGGCTGCAGCACCTGTTCGGCGCGACGGCGTCGGGACGCACCTACCCGCTCGCGCGCAACGAGCTCAACAACGGGTCGGCCGAGGCGCCGGAGTACTCCGAATTCACCGGCGTCTGCTTCTCCCCGGACGGGCGCACGCTGTACGCCAACATCCAGGACCCGGGCATCATGCTGGCCATCACCGGGCCGTGGCGGCGCGCGCACTGA
- a CDS encoding TerD family protein → MTAMTPGSNLPLNAVRVTVDVAAPVRLDVSALLLTADGKVRSDADFIFFNQPSGPGVSYRSGGGTAPDSITVDTAALPPGIERIVVTASPDAAGQSFQGIEPTGTVRNADGGAVIASFTPPRLGTETALVVVEVYQRGGVWKVRAVGQGYANGLAGIATDFGVSVDEEPAAPQAVTPPAPPAPPAPPAPPASYPASPWLGGATTPAAPAPAAPVAPPAPAAPAPGTGKINLDKGRVSLQKNQTVSLVKGGRPLLSQVKMGLGWEPAFRGKDIDLDASVIAYGPQRNHIDSCYFGKLSILGGAIKHSGDNLTGEGAGDDEVIVVDLGRIPADATGLVFTVNSFSGQKFTEVAKAYCRLIDAASGEELVRFDLTSAEPQTGVMMAKLIKQFSGEWEMTAMGDFVKSRTVRGMVKPAAQAL, encoded by the coding sequence ATGACCGCTATGACCCCTGGATCCAACCTGCCGCTCAATGCCGTCCGCGTGACGGTCGACGTGGCTGCGCCGGTACGGCTCGACGTATCGGCCCTGCTCCTGACGGCGGACGGCAAGGTGCGCTCCGACGCCGACTTCATCTTCTTCAACCAGCCCTCCGGGCCCGGTGTCAGCTACCGGTCCGGCGGGGGTACGGCACCGGACTCGATCACCGTGGACACGGCCGCCCTGCCGCCGGGCATCGAGCGGATCGTGGTCACCGCCAGCCCCGACGCCGCCGGGCAGTCCTTCCAGGGCATCGAGCCCACCGGCACCGTGCGCAACGCCGACGGCGGAGCGGTGATCGCCTCCTTCACCCCGCCGCGGCTGGGCACGGAGACCGCGCTCGTCGTCGTCGAGGTCTACCAGCGCGGCGGCGTATGGAAGGTGCGCGCGGTCGGCCAGGGGTACGCCAACGGTCTCGCGGGCATCGCCACCGACTTCGGGGTCTCCGTGGACGAGGAGCCCGCGGCTCCCCAGGCCGTGACCCCGCCCGCGCCCCCGGCGCCCCCCGCGCCCCCGGCCCCGCCGGCCTCCTACCCGGCCTCCCCCTGGCTCGGCGGCGCCACCACGCCCGCGGCTCCCGCCCCGGCCGCCCCCGTGGCGCCCCCCGCACCCGCGGCCCCCGCGCCCGGCACGGGGAAGATCAACCTCGACAAGGGCCGGGTCAGCCTCCAGAAGAACCAGACCGTCTCCCTCGTCAAGGGCGGCCGCCCGCTGCTCTCCCAGGTCAAGATGGGTCTGGGCTGGGAGCCGGCCTTCCGCGGCAAGGACATCGACCTCGACGCCTCCGTCATCGCGTACGGCCCCCAGCGCAACCACATCGACAGCTGCTACTTCGGCAAGCTGTCCATCCTCGGCGGTGCCATCAAGCACTCCGGTGACAATCTCACCGGTGAGGGCGCGGGCGACGACGAGGTGATCGTCGTGGACCTCGGCCGGATCCCCGCCGACGCCACCGGCCTGGTGTTCACGGTGAATTCCTTCTCCGGCCAGAAATTCACCGAGGTGGCCAAGGCCTACTGCCGTCTCATCGACGCGGCGAGCGGCGAGGAGCTGGTGCGCTTCGACCTCACGAGCGCCGAACCCCAGACCGGCGTGATGATGGCCAAGCTGATCAAGCAGTTCTCCGGCGAGTGGGAGATGACCGCCATGGGCGACTTTGTGAAGTCGCGCACAGTGCGCGGCATGGTCAAGCCCGCCGCACAGGCACTCTGA